One genomic region from Arthrobacter pigmenti encodes:
- the aroQ gene encoding type II 3-dehydroquinate dehydratase, with protein MATTNLLILNGPNLNLLGTREPGVYGSHTLDDIEQLCASAAGAHGWGVACSQSNHEGELVDAIHAAAETADGIVINAGAYTHTSIALRDAIAGVGLPAVEVHISNVHQREEFRHHSYLSAVVDAVIVGAGVDGYRLAVDHLVRKLTRDDKLHGGYEGR; from the coding sequence ATGGCAACCACCAACCTGCTGATCCTCAACGGCCCCAACCTGAATCTGCTCGGCACCCGCGAGCCGGGCGTCTACGGCTCGCACACGCTCGACGACATTGAGCAGCTCTGCGCCTCCGCCGCCGGGGCGCATGGCTGGGGGGTTGCGTGCAGCCAGTCCAACCATGAGGGCGAGCTGGTGGACGCCATCCATGCCGCAGCGGAGACGGCAGACGGCATTGTGATCAATGCGGGTGCGTACACGCATACGTCGATCGCGCTGCGGGATGCCATTGCCGGCGTGGGGCTGCCCGCCGTTGAGGTCCACATCAGCAACGTGCACCAGCGGGAGGAGTTTCGGCACCACTCCTATCTGTCTGCGGTTGTTGACGCGGTGATCGTGGGCGCCGGGGTGGATGGCTACCGGCTGGCAGTCGACCATCTCGTGCGGAAACTCACCCGGGATGACAAGCTGCACGGCGGTTATGAGGGACGATAG
- a CDS encoding dipeptide ABC transporter ATP-binding protein, with protein sequence MTEITSIDNAVDEANSAPMLEVKNLAVSFRTTYGEVSAVEDATFTLHRGKTLAIVGESGSGKSTTAMACIGLLPGNGRVTSGSIMFEGRDLVPLPEHAMRKIRGRAIGLVPQDPMSNLNPVAKIGTQVAETLLVHGLADKKNVKERVIEVLSAAGLPDAGDRAKQYPHEFSGGMRQRALIAIGLACRPRLLIADEPTSALDVTVQRTILDQIDTMTEQLGTSVLLITHDLGLAAERASELVVMHRGRVVETGPAAQLLNDPKHPYTQSLVRAAPSVAAVRLRPGAYHDDAAKRASVAQAAFEEHQAEPDSATEAAPTDNIVEIRDLTKIYKRRGSSEDFYAAKNVTLDIPRGQTVAIVGESGSGKTTTARMLLKLIEPTSGTMTFDGMDVANLDKAQLDDFRQRVQPVFQDPYSSLNPMFTIERIVEEPLNAYKRGSKKERAARVRELMDQVALPHNALRRYPSELSGGQRQRVAIARALALKPELIICDEPVSALDVLVQAQILRLLGDLQSELGLSYLFISHDLAVVRLISDYVCVMKDGELVEAASSEEVFQNARHPYTRKLLASIPGNELNIA encoded by the coding sequence ATGACGGAAATCACCTCTATCGACAACGCAGTCGATGAAGCGAACAGCGCACCCATGCTCGAAGTGAAGAACCTCGCGGTCAGCTTCCGCACCACGTACGGCGAGGTTTCCGCCGTCGAGGACGCCACCTTCACCCTCCACCGCGGGAAGACCCTCGCGATCGTGGGCGAATCAGGTTCGGGTAAGTCGACCACGGCAATGGCGTGCATCGGCCTTCTTCCCGGCAACGGGCGGGTCACCAGCGGCAGCATCATGTTCGAGGGACGCGATCTGGTTCCCCTCCCGGAACACGCGATGCGCAAGATCCGCGGCCGCGCTATCGGACTGGTGCCCCAAGATCCCATGTCCAACCTGAACCCGGTGGCCAAGATCGGCACCCAGGTAGCCGAGACGCTTCTTGTCCACGGCCTCGCGGACAAGAAGAACGTCAAGGAACGCGTCATTGAGGTGCTCTCCGCTGCCGGCCTGCCGGATGCCGGTGACCGCGCCAAGCAGTACCCGCACGAGTTCTCCGGCGGCATGCGCCAGCGCGCACTGATCGCGATCGGCCTCGCGTGCCGCCCGCGGCTGCTGATCGCGGACGAGCCCACCAGTGCCCTCGACGTCACCGTCCAGCGCACCATCCTGGACCAGATCGACACGATGACCGAACAGCTCGGCACCTCCGTGCTGCTCATCACCCACGACCTCGGGCTCGCGGCCGAGCGCGCTTCGGAACTGGTGGTGATGCACCGCGGCCGTGTGGTGGAAACGGGCCCCGCCGCCCAGCTCCTGAACGATCCCAAGCATCCGTACACGCAGTCCCTCGTCCGCGCGGCCCCCAGTGTCGCCGCCGTCCGTCTGCGTCCGGGTGCCTATCACGACGACGCCGCCAAGCGCGCCTCGGTCGCGCAGGCCGCCTTCGAGGAGCACCAGGCCGAGCCGGACTCGGCAACCGAGGCAGCCCCGACCGACAACATCGTGGAGATCCGCGACCTCACCAAGATCTACAAGCGGCGCGGCAGCTCCGAGGACTTCTACGCGGCGAAGAACGTCACGCTGGACATCCCGCGCGGGCAGACTGTTGCGATCGTGGGTGAATCCGGTTCTGGCAAGACGACCACGGCGCGGATGCTCCTGAAGCTCATCGAACCGACGTCGGGCACCATGACGTTCGATGGCATGGACGTTGCCAACCTCGACAAGGCGCAGCTTGACGACTTCCGGCAGCGGGTGCAGCCCGTCTTCCAGGACCCGTACTCGTCGCTGAATCCGATGTTTACCATCGAGCGCATCGTGGAGGAGCCGCTGAATGCCTATAAGCGCGGCTCCAAGAAGGAACGCGCGGCACGGGTACGGGAGCTCATGGACCAGGTCGCGCTCCCCCACAACGCGCTGCGCAGGTACCCCTCGGAGCTCTCCGGCGGGCAGCGCCAGCGCGTCGCCATTGCCCGTGCGCTCGCGCTGAAACCAGAGCTGATCATCTGCGATGAGCCGGTCTCCGCGCTCGATGTTTTGGTCCAGGCGCAGATCCTGCGGCTCCTCGGCGACCTCCAGTCCGAACTGGGCCTGAGCTACCTCTTCATCTCCCACGACCTAGCGGTCGTCCGCCTCATCTCCGACTACGTCTGTGTGATGAAGGACGGCGAGCTGGTCGAGGCCGCGAGCTCCGAGGAAGTCTTCCAGAACGCGCGCCACCCCTACACGCGCAAGCTCCTCGCGTCGATTCCGGGGAACGAACTCAACATCGCCTGA